A window of Cohnella herbarum contains these coding sequences:
- a CDS encoding sigma-70 family RNA polymerase sigma factor: MSELAWKTDVQLACSGDRDAFARLIREMQNELYGMARTLLNKDEDCADAIQEAILKAYKGIPKLREPGYFRTWMLRILIHECRQIYRKQKRTSPSDNLPERAAKATESDLDLRQAVERLEEPLRLLVKLHYFADLPLSQIAEMMDVSEGTLKSRLHRARRYLAKWLNLPERGEVGYEFQ, from the coding sequence TTGTCGGAACTGGCGTGGAAGACGGATGTGCAATTGGCGTGTTCCGGCGACCGGGATGCCTTTGCCAGGCTCATACGCGAGATGCAAAACGAACTGTACGGAATGGCCAGAACGTTGCTGAACAAGGATGAAGATTGCGCCGACGCGATCCAAGAGGCGATTCTGAAAGCTTACAAGGGCATACCGAAGCTTAGGGAACCGGGGTATTTTCGGACTTGGATGCTGCGGATTCTGATTCACGAATGCCGGCAAATCTATCGCAAGCAGAAGCGAACGTCCCCCTCGGATAACTTGCCGGAAAGAGCGGCGAAGGCGACGGAGAGCGATCTGGACCTAAGACAAGCCGTCGAAAGGTTGGAAGAGCCGCTGAGATTGTTAGTTAAGCTCCATTATTTCGCGGATTTGCCGTTATCGCAGATCGCGGAGATGATGGACGTGTCCGAAGGGACGTTGAAATCGAGACTGCATCGGGCAAGGCGTTATTTGGCAAAATGGTTGAATCTGCCGGAGAGAGGGGAAGTCGGATATGAGTTCCAATGA
- a CDS encoding DUF4179 domain-containing protein: protein MSSNELDLLLRDGGLAKSSLLPSIVTKRIEETLHSLPARSTLERRTKRLRAYAITAASIAVVGGAFASYVVFSRDQPTDMAILPQRSATEHQSETVRTPVIGSLLDDSDMEKNGPSVTDQGITLMIRDVTYDGYEMAIRYSVKADKEIDGYYMDAVLAMDNREIGKVGYVNSKEQNQLNHRYEKFDSDRYEGAINTWKLGYSDYRPKSFRLKVNATNIGGQAGQWSLDIPVSRTPDIIEINPDLTKKDDVGTLAIDRIVLSKLSMQLHYRFEHNGPDDESWLGVEVTDEQGYHYGSHVSRSDHDLGYMDLIPVTNGAKTLIVRPFYDDDRNNINIELADLYHTSMLRQPTEDEPLILPMGEAGDLKITKIEYLADKTVVYTKDPIPSGSGFAIQDENGNLVPIITLAIDGETEFKPIPKDARLTFLTRPTFPRIYIPELEVRVDLPQR, encoded by the coding sequence ATGAGTTCCAATGAATTGGACTTGCTTCTTAGGGACGGAGGGCTGGCTAAGTCGTCGCTCTTGCCTTCGATCGTGACTAAGCGAATCGAGGAGACGTTACATAGTTTGCCTGCAAGAAGCACGTTAGAACGCAGGACGAAACGGTTACGCGCTTATGCGATAACGGCCGCGTCCATAGCGGTTGTCGGAGGGGCGTTCGCGAGTTACGTCGTATTTTCAAGGGATCAGCCCACGGATATGGCGATATTGCCGCAACGCAGCGCAACAGAGCACCAATCGGAAACCGTTCGGACCCCCGTGATCGGCTCCTTGCTGGATGATTCGGATATGGAGAAGAACGGGCCGAGCGTAACGGATCAAGGAATTACGCTAATGATTCGAGACGTTACTTATGATGGCTATGAGATGGCGATACGGTATTCCGTTAAAGCGGATAAGGAAATAGACGGTTACTATATGGATGCAGTCTTGGCCATGGATAATCGCGAGATTGGAAAAGTAGGTTACGTAAATTCGAAGGAACAAAATCAATTGAATCACCGTTACGAGAAGTTCGATTCCGACCGATACGAAGGCGCCATAAATACTTGGAAGCTGGGTTACTCGGATTATCGTCCGAAGTCCTTTCGCTTAAAAGTGAACGCCACGAATATTGGCGGCCAAGCCGGACAGTGGTCGTTGGATATTCCCGTATCCCGAACCCCGGACATTATCGAAATCAATCCCGATCTAACCAAGAAGGATGATGTAGGCACCCTTGCAATCGATAGAATCGTCCTCTCGAAACTGTCCATGCAATTGCATTATCGATTCGAGCATAATGGGCCGGACGACGAATCTTGGTTAGGGGTAGAGGTGACCGACGAGCAAGGCTATCATTACGGAAGTCACGTATCGAGAAGCGATCACGACTTAGGATATATGGATCTGATACCCGTGACGAACGGAGCAAAAACCTTGATTGTTCGTCCATTCTATGACGACGACCGAAACAATATTAACATAGAGTTAGCGGACCTCTATCATACTTCGATGCTAAGGCAGCCAACGGAAGACGAACCTCTGATTCTTCCTATGGGAGAAGCGGGAGATCTGAAAATTACGAAAATCGAGTACTTGGCGGACAAAACGGTCGTTTATACGAAGGATCCTATTCCAAGCGGTTCAGGGTTTGCCATCCAAGACGAGAACGGCAATCTGGTTCCTATTATCACGTTGGCAATAGACGGGGAGACCGAGTTTAAACCGATCCCCAAGGATGCCCGGTTGACGTTCCTTACCCGGCCGACTTTCCCTCGGATCTATATCCCCGAGCTCGAGGTGCGCGTAGACTTGCCCCAACGGTAA
- a CDS encoding DUF1802 family protein produces MKVDNPIALREWAVAVKALEAGRQVIVLRKGGISEETKEFRLESPRFYLFPSFEHQRPHLVKLEASDMVALTQAEAEQFTGQVRISSFAEVVEDIEITDTETLQRLDDLHVWTEDYAEERLKWKKTKPLHVLILRVYKLDAPQVIPMRESYGGCKSWHRLEDILTVPMKPVLSDSEFERQVEAVRKQILE; encoded by the coding sequence ATGAAAGTGGATAATCCGATCGCGTTAAGAGAATGGGCGGTAGCCGTCAAGGCGCTCGAGGCAGGCAGGCAAGTCATCGTATTGCGCAAAGGCGGAATTTCCGAGGAGACTAAGGAATTCAGGTTGGAGAGCCCGCGGTTTTATTTATTTCCTTCCTTCGAGCATCAAAGACCTCACCTGGTCAAATTGGAAGCGAGCGATATGGTCGCTTTAACGCAAGCCGAGGCGGAGCAATTCACTGGCCAGGTTCGCATCTCTTCCTTCGCGGAAGTCGTCGAAGATATCGAAATCACGGATACGGAGACGTTGCAAAGATTAGACGACCTGCATGTATGGACGGAGGATTACGCGGAGGAACGGTTAAAGTGGAAAAAAACGAAACCTCTGCACGTCTTGATCCTTAGGGTGTATAAGTTGGACGCACCGCAGGTTATTCCGATGCGGGAAAGCTACGGCGGTTGTAAATCATGGCATCGTCTCGAGGACATCTTAACGGTGCCGATGAAACCCGTTTTGAGCGATAGCGAATTCGAACGGCAAGTCGAAGCGGTAAGAAAACAAATCCTTGAATAA
- the sufC gene encoding Fe-S cluster assembly ATPase SufC, whose translation MSTQFEIQGLKSSIEGKEILKGIDLKIKGGEVHAIMGPNGTGKSTLASALMGHPKYEVTDGSVTLNGEDVLDMGVDERARAGLFLAMQYPSEITGVTNADFLRSAINARREEGNEISLIKFVRQMEGKMKELEMNPEFMHRYLNEGFSGGEKKRNEILQMMLLEPKLVILDEIDSGLDIDALRIVAEGVNAMRSEDRGFLIITHYQRLLNYITPDYVHVMMQGRIVKSGGPELAQRLEAEGYDWVKEELGIVDETVGQA comes from the coding sequence ATGTCTACTCAATTCGAAATTCAAGGGCTTAAATCGTCCATAGAGGGCAAAGAGATTTTGAAAGGAATCGACCTTAAAATAAAAGGCGGCGAAGTTCATGCGATCATGGGCCCCAACGGTACCGGTAAAAGCACGTTGGCATCCGCGCTCATGGGACATCCTAAATATGAGGTAACCGACGGTTCCGTAACGCTGAACGGGGAAGACGTATTGGATATGGGAGTGGACGAGCGTGCTCGCGCAGGTCTATTCCTAGCCATGCAGTATCCTAGCGAAATTACCGGAGTGACGAACGCCGACTTCTTGCGCAGCGCCATCAACGCCCGTCGCGAGGAAGGCAACGAGATTTCCCTCATTAAATTCGTTCGCCAAATGGAAGGCAAAATGAAAGAGCTTGAAATGAACCCAGAGTTCATGCATCGCTACTTGAACGAAGGCTTCTCCGGCGGAGAGAAAAAACGGAACGAAATTTTGCAAATGATGCTGCTAGAGCCTAAACTCGTTATTTTGGACGAAATCGACTCCGGTCTCGACATCGATGCCCTTCGCATCGTAGCCGAAGGCGTGAACGCGATGCGTTCCGAAGATCGCGGTTTCTTGATCATCACTCACTATCAGCGGTTGCTGAACTATATTACGCCTGATTACGTACACGTTATGATGCAGGGCCGCATCGTGAAATCCGGCGGACCGGAGCTAGCGCAACGTCTCGAAGCTGAAGGTTACGATTGGGTTAAAGAAGAACTGGGCATCGTCGACGAGACCGTCGGCCAAGCTTAA
- the sufD gene encoding Fe-S cluster assembly protein SufD yields the protein MSTPTTSFGREAAASIARSKNEPAWLVALREEAGQLATELNLPKPEKLPLTRWTLDQYGVNRAGQNAGSVSDLPAAIVALLPEENSGALIVQHNSSVVYTHLSEELKAQGVILSSLEDAARNHEELFRKHFMTQYTKDEHKLAAVHAALWNGGVFLYVPRNVSIEAPIQALLFADDAEATFMPHVLVIADNNSRFSFVEQVASSLGETSSTLLHNSAVEVFAKAGAVVQYAAVHEMDISAIDIAYRRAILDSDARIEWIVGDLHNGNSITDTKSVLKGNGSTSDSKIISIGTGNQRMSLTTQAVHFGRSTESDMITRAVMKEEATAIINGITKIEKGATKANGQQTEKVLMLSPKARGDANPILLIDEDDVKAGHAASVGQVNADQIYYLMSRGIARTEAERLIIHGFLDPVVSEIPLKGLREQLHRILERKLG from the coding sequence ATGAGTACACCAACCACCTCTTTCGGCCGCGAGGCGGCTGCCAGTATCGCGCGCAGCAAGAACGAGCCGGCTTGGCTCGTCGCCTTGCGCGAAGAAGCCGGACAATTGGCAACGGAATTAAATCTTCCGAAGCCGGAGAAGCTTCCGTTAACGCGTTGGACGTTGGATCAATACGGCGTGAACCGTGCGGGACAGAACGCGGGTTCCGTTTCCGACTTGCCTGCCGCGATCGTGGCATTGTTGCCTGAAGAAAACAGCGGCGCGTTAATCGTTCAACATAATTCTTCCGTCGTCTACACGCACCTGTCCGAAGAACTTAAGGCGCAAGGCGTTATTCTGTCCAGCTTGGAAGACGCTGCCCGTAACCACGAAGAACTGTTTCGCAAGCATTTCATGACGCAATATACGAAAGATGAACATAAATTGGCTGCCGTGCATGCCGCATTGTGGAACGGCGGAGTGTTCTTGTACGTGCCTCGCAACGTGAGCATCGAAGCGCCGATTCAAGCGCTATTGTTCGCGGACGATGCCGAAGCGACGTTCATGCCTCACGTTCTCGTCATCGCGGATAACAACAGCCGTTTCTCCTTCGTCGAGCAGGTTGCATCCTCCTTGGGAGAAACGTCATCTACGCTGCTTCATAACAGCGCGGTTGAAGTGTTCGCTAAAGCTGGCGCGGTCGTTCAATACGCCGCCGTTCACGAGATGGACATCAGCGCGATCGACATCGCTTACCGTCGCGCGATTCTGGACAGCGATGCCCGGATCGAGTGGATCGTCGGGGATTTGCATAACGGGAATTCCATTACGGATACGAAATCCGTGCTTAAAGGCAACGGATCGACGTCCGATTCCAAAATTATTTCCATCGGCACGGGAAATCAGCGCATGAGCCTGACGACGCAAGCCGTTCACTTCGGTCGTTCAACCGAGAGCGATATGATTACGCGCGCGGTCATGAAAGAAGAAGCGACCGCGATTATTAACGGGATTACGAAGATCGAGAAAGGCGCGACGAAAGCGAACGGCCAACAAACGGAGAAAGTTCTGATGTTGAGCCCGAAAGCGCGCGGAGACGCCAACCCGATTCTTCTCATCGACGAAGACGATGTTAAAGCAGGACACGCCGCTAGCGTTGGTCAAGTTAACGCCGATCAAATCTATTATTTGATGTCACGGGGCATTGCTCGTACCGAAGCGGAACGCCTTATCATTCACGGATTCCTTGATCCGGTCGTATCGGAGATTCCGCTGAAAGGGCTGCGAGAGCAACTGCACCGCATCCTCGAAAGAAAGCTGGGCTAA
- a CDS encoding cysteine desulfurase, with translation MDPKALKAEFPILQQDINGHPLVYLDNAATTQKPRSVIEAVKTYYERDNANVHRGVHTLGSRATDAYEGAREKVARFLNAASTREIIFTRGTTTALNIVASGYARQTLREGDEIVLTQMEHHSNLIPWQQAAKVTGATLKYIPLQPDGTITLDDVEATVTERTKIVAIAYASNVLGTVNPIAKITEIAHRKGAVIVVDGAQSTPHMKVDVQALNVDFYAFSGHKMCGPTGIGALYGKAQLLESMEPVEFGGEMIDFVELYDSTWKELPWKFEGGTPIIAGAVGLGAAIDFLEQVGLHNIEQHEKKLSRYAMEKLSEIEGLTIYGPRDERVGLVTFNLGDVHPHDVATVLDTEGIAVRAGHHCAQPLMRWLNVSASARASFYLYNTEQDIDRLAESLVKTKEFFGYESIR, from the coding sequence ATGGATCCCAAAGCGTTAAAAGCGGAATTTCCGATTCTTCAACAGGATATAAACGGACATCCGCTTGTATACCTTGATAACGCGGCAACGACTCAAAAGCCGCGTTCGGTCATCGAAGCCGTCAAAACATATTACGAGCGGGATAACGCCAACGTTCATCGCGGGGTTCATACGCTAGGTTCGCGGGCGACGGATGCTTATGAAGGCGCGCGGGAGAAGGTTGCCCGGTTCCTGAACGCGGCGTCCACGCGCGAAATTATATTCACTCGCGGTACGACGACCGCATTGAATATCGTAGCGTCGGGATACGCTCGTCAGACGCTTCGCGAAGGCGATGAAATCGTCTTAACGCAGATGGAGCACCATAGTAATCTTATCCCATGGCAACAAGCGGCTAAAGTTACGGGAGCTACGTTAAAATACATTCCGTTGCAACCGGACGGGACGATTACTTTGGACGACGTTGAGGCTACGGTGACGGAGCGAACGAAAATCGTCGCCATCGCTTACGCTTCCAACGTTCTCGGCACCGTGAATCCGATCGCGAAAATAACCGAGATCGCTCACCGTAAAGGCGCCGTAATCGTCGTCGACGGAGCGCAAAGCACGCCGCACATGAAAGTAGACGTTCAAGCGCTTAATGTCGATTTCTACGCTTTCTCCGGTCACAAGATGTGCGGTCCGACCGGAATCGGGGCATTATACGGTAAGGCGCAATTGCTTGAAAGTATGGAGCCCGTCGAGTTCGGCGGCGAGATGATCGATTTCGTCGAGCTTTACGATTCGACTTGGAAGGAGCTGCCTTGGAAATTCGAAGGCGGCACGCCGATCATCGCAGGAGCGGTTGGACTTGGCGCGGCGATCGATTTTCTGGAGCAAGTCGGACTTCACAATATCGAACAGCATGAGAAGAAGCTAAGCCGGTATGCTATGGAGAAGCTATCCGAAATCGAAGGCTTGACGATTTACGGACCGCGCGACGAGCGCGTCGGACTCGTCACCTTCAATCTAGGCGACGTTCATCCGCATGACGTCGCTACCGTGCTAGACACGGAAGGCATTGCCGTTCGGGCGGGACATCACTGCGCTCAGCCGCTTATGAGATGGCTGAACGTCAGCGCGTCGGCAAGAGCTAGCTTTTATTTATACAATACAGAACAAGATATCGACCGGCTGGCCGAGTCTCTCGTTAAGACAAAGGAGTTTTTCGGTTATGAGTCAATTAGATGA
- the sufU gene encoding Fe-S cluster assembly sulfur transfer protein SufU, which produces MSQLDDLYRRVIMDHYKTPRNRGELEEGSVTVNLNNPTCGDRISLQLQLEDGIVRNVKFTGEGCSISMSSASMMTEAVMGKTGEEALQLADKFSALMKGEDVQFDDYEDVEALSGVNKFPARIKCATLAWNALRKGVEHGKGKHEGIEE; this is translated from the coding sequence ATGAGTCAATTAGATGATTTGTACCGCCGAGTCATAATGGATCACTATAAAACGCCGAGGAATCGCGGCGAGCTCGAAGAAGGTTCCGTCACGGTAAACCTGAACAACCCGACGTGCGGAGATCGGATTTCCTTGCAGCTTCAGTTGGAAGACGGTATCGTCCGCAACGTGAAGTTTACGGGGGAAGGCTGCTCGATCAGCATGTCGTCGGCTTCGATGATGACGGAAGCCGTCATGGGCAAGACAGGCGAAGAAGCGCTGCAACTCGCGGATAAGTTTTCCGCTTTGATGAAGGGCGAGGACGTTCAATTCGACGATTACGAAGACGTGGAAGCTTTGTCGGGCGTCAATAAGTTTCCCGCAAGAATCAAATGCGCGACATTGGCTTGGAATGCGCTTCGCAAAGGTGTAGAGCATGGCAAAGGCAAGCATGAAGGCATTGAAGAATAA
- the sufB gene encoding Fe-S cluster assembly protein SufB, which translates to MAKQMPEIEEYKYGFRDEHKAIFQSGKGLTEEIVRTISEMKGEPEWMLKFRLKSLEQFRKMEMPKWGGNMDDLDFEDIQYYVKPSEKQGKTWEEVPEEIKATFDKLGIPEAEQKFLAGVSAQYESEVVYHSMQEDLEKQGVIFMDTDSAIREHPEIFKEYFGTVIPPADNKFAALNSAVWSGGSFIYVPKGVQCTVPLQAYFRINSENMGQFERTLIIADEGSSVHYVEGCTAPVYSTNSLHSAVVEIIVKKDARVRYTTIQNWAPNIYNLVTKRAVAEENATMEWVDGNIGSKLTMKYPAVILKGRGAKGMVLSIAVAGKGQHQDAGAKMIHLAPDTSSTIVSKSISKHGGKVTYRGLASFGRNAEGAKSNIKCDTLILDDQSTSDTIPYNEIMNDNITLEHEATVSKVSEDQLFYLMSRGLTDAEATQMIVMGFIEPFTKELPMEYAVEMNRLIKFEMEGSIG; encoded by the coding sequence ATGGCAAAGCAAATGCCCGAGATAGAAGAGTACAAATACGGGTTTCGCGACGAGCATAAGGCCATTTTCCAATCCGGTAAAGGCCTGACCGAAGAGATCGTCCGCACGATCTCGGAAATGAAGGGCGAACCGGAATGGATGCTTAAATTCCGCCTGAAGTCGCTGGAGCAATTCCGCAAGATGGAGATGCCGAAGTGGGGCGGCAATATGGACGATCTTGATTTCGAAGACATCCAGTACTACGTAAAACCTTCCGAGAAACAAGGGAAAACGTGGGAAGAAGTGCCGGAAGAAATCAAAGCGACGTTCGACAAACTGGGCATCCCGGAAGCGGAACAGAAGTTCCTTGCCGGCGTATCGGCTCAGTACGAATCCGAAGTCGTATACCACAGCATGCAGGAAGATCTGGAGAAGCAAGGCGTTATCTTCATGGATACCGATTCCGCCATTCGCGAGCATCCGGAAATCTTCAAAGAATATTTCGGTACGGTCATTCCGCCGGCCGATAACAAATTCGCGGCTCTTAACAGCGCGGTATGGTCCGGAGGCAGCTTTATCTACGTGCCTAAGGGCGTGCAATGTACCGTTCCGCTTCAAGCTTATTTCCGGATCAACTCGGAGAACATGGGCCAATTCGAACGCACGCTGATCATTGCCGACGAAGGCAGCTCCGTTCACTACGTAGAGGGCTGTACGGCTCCCGTATACAGCACGAACTCGCTTCATAGCGCGGTCGTGGAAATCATCGTTAAGAAGGATGCACGCGTCCGTTACACGACGATTCAGAACTGGGCTCCGAACATCTACAACCTCGTAACGAAACGCGCGGTTGCGGAAGAGAACGCGACGATGGAGTGGGTCGACGGAAACATCGGCTCCAAGCTGACGATGAAATATCCGGCGGTTATCCTGAAAGGGCGCGGAGCGAAAGGCATGGTTCTCTCGATCGCGGTCGCCGGCAAAGGCCAGCACCAAGATGCGGGCGCGAAAATGATCCATTTGGCTCCGGACACCAGCTCGACGATCGTGTCCAAGTCGATCTCGAAACACGGCGGTAAAGTGACTTATCGCGGACTTGCTTCCTTCGGACGCAACGCGGAAGGCGCGAAATCGAACATCAAGTGCGATACGCTTATCCTCGACGACCAATCGACGAGCGATACGATTCCATACAATGAGATCATGAACGACAACATTACGCTCGAGCACGAAGCGACCGTATCCAAAGTATCGGAAGACCAATTGTTCTATCTGATGAGCCGCGGATTAACGGATGCCGAAGCGACGCAAATGATCGTCATGGGCTTCATCGAGCCGTTCACCAAAGAACTGCCGATGGAGTACGCGGTCGAGATGAACCGTCTCATCAAGTTCGAGATGGAAGGTTCTATCGGTTAA
- a CDS encoding heparinase II/III domain-containing protein has product MTIAERWSRKDWGRLVEPWGNFRLFPSGDQRDGWLAVSDETKQTWVTLAERFVDYEWPTMSADLYLRYKREGDNLKYLNRFYERRSALGILTVAECLEWKGRFIDPIVSGVIAICEETTWITPHDLMHRKLFIPSPEDVDVDLSSGETGAVLAWVHYLMGSRLDVIHPRIRERIETEVRRRLIEPYLRRDDFWWMGFVPSTYVNNWNPWCNQNVLISVLLLERDQADRAAVVGKAARSLEAFIRKYSPDGCCEEGPMYWGASGGGLHTCLKLLSECSGGDDIGLFKEEIVGDIGRYIYRAHIHGDYFVNFADGDARFPISSNVFAFGTSIGDDRMIQLGASAERRRPVVFSWFNMHDYLQDIFLERKLGQGDVTAPYVREAWMDAAQVLTARETEGSEIGLFLAAKGGHNHEPHNHNDVGNFIVYADGCPVFIDLGTEDYTAATFGPDRYTLWYTQSQYHNCPTVRGVLQQNGQQYRSRDAECFLSDDVAELSMDLEAAYPSEAGIASWKRIVRLSRGTKAAVEISDSFALNEATDEIALNLMTPLAPVNVRAGVFELEYAPNRRVEIVYDAEILTLTVEPMTMMGNRIRRNWGDAMYRLVLKASANVNEGTYIVKVKRLEGGRGKDDGA; this is encoded by the coding sequence GTGACGATAGCGGAACGATGGAGTCGGAAGGATTGGGGACGGCTTGTCGAACCTTGGGGAAACTTTCGGTTATTTCCGAGCGGCGATCAGCGAGACGGCTGGTTGGCGGTGTCTGACGAGACGAAGCAAACTTGGGTGACGCTGGCCGAACGTTTCGTCGATTACGAATGGCCGACGATGTCGGCGGATTTATATTTGCGTTACAAGCGGGAAGGAGACAATCTGAAATATTTGAATCGGTTTTACGAACGGCGCAGCGCGCTCGGCATTCTGACCGTGGCGGAGTGCCTCGAGTGGAAGGGGCGATTCATCGATCCGATCGTAAGCGGCGTCATCGCGATCTGCGAAGAGACGACGTGGATTACGCCGCATGACCTGATGCATCGAAAATTGTTCATTCCGTCCCCGGAAGACGTAGACGTCGACCTTAGCTCCGGCGAGACGGGAGCTGTGCTTGCTTGGGTGCATTATTTGATGGGATCTCGGCTTGACGTTATTCACCCGCGTATTCGGGAACGAATCGAAACGGAGGTGAGACGGCGGCTGATCGAGCCTTATTTGCGCCGGGACGACTTCTGGTGGATGGGATTCGTGCCTTCGACGTACGTCAATAATTGGAATCCTTGGTGCAACCAGAACGTATTGATCAGCGTTTTGCTGCTCGAGCGCGATCAAGCCGACCGGGCTGCGGTCGTCGGTAAAGCCGCACGCAGCCTGGAAGCGTTCATCCGCAAATATTCTCCGGACGGTTGTTGCGAGGAAGGGCCGATGTATTGGGGAGCTTCGGGCGGCGGACTGCACACGTGCCTAAAGCTGCTCTCGGAATGCTCCGGCGGGGATGATATCGGACTGTTCAAGGAGGAAATCGTCGGGGACATAGGCAGGTATATTTACCGGGCGCATATCCATGGCGATTATTTCGTGAATTTCGCTGACGGCGATGCGCGTTTTCCGATATCGAGCAACGTATTCGCATTCGGCACGAGCATCGGAGACGATCGAATGATTCAGTTAGGAGCTAGCGCTGAAAGACGTCGTCCCGTCGTGTTTAGTTGGTTCAACATGCACGATTATTTGCAGGATATTTTCCTCGAGCGGAAGCTAGGGCAAGGCGACGTAACGGCGCCATACGTGCGCGAAGCTTGGATGGACGCAGCGCAAGTGCTAACGGCGAGGGAGACGGAGGGCAGCGAAATCGGCCTGTTCTTAGCCGCCAAGGGCGGCCACAACCATGAACCCCATAACCATAACGATGTCGGCAACTTTATCGTATACGCGGACGGATGCCCCGTGTTCATCGATCTGGGCACGGAGGATTACACGGCCGCAACGTTCGGACCGGATCGCTATACGCTATGGTATACGCAATCGCAATATCATAACTGTCCGACGGTACGGGGCGTGCTCCAACAAAACGGACAACAATATCGGTCGCGGGACGCGGAGTGCTTTTTGTCGGATGACGTCGCGGAACTCTCGATGGATCTTGAGGCGGCTTATCCTTCCGAAGCCGGTATCGCAAGCTGGAAGCGAATCGTGCGGCTTAGTCGGGGAACGAAAGCGGCCGTCGAAATATCGGACAGCTTCGCGCTGAACGAAGCGACCGACGAGATCGCGTTGAACTTGATGACGCCGCTAGCTCCCGTCAACGTTCGGGCTGGCGTATTCGAGCTGGAATACGCTCCTAACCGCCGGGTGGAGATCGTGTATGACGCGGAAATTCTAACGCTAACGGTTGAGCCGATGACTATGATGGGCAATCGGATAAGACGCAACTGGGGAGACGCCATGTACCGCCTCGTGCTAAAAGCATCCGCCAACGTCAACGAAGGAACCTATATCGTGAAGGTCAAACGACTGGAAGGCGGAAGGGGGAAAGACGATGGCGCTTAA
- a CDS encoding alpha/beta hydrolase has product MALNECRYYSEVLGTWCTMNVIVPQISYLQHTTGKAEGMPLARKDPKGVDHKWPTLWLLHGLGDDHSGWIRRTRIEEYAQEAGIAVVMPAAGRSFYADMDRGGSYWTFISEELPLAARSLFPLSPRREHNFVAGNSMGGYGAFKLALTHPDRFAAAVSLSGVLDIVFRADPNWKEFVHIFGDLDKLKGSPNDLFHLADRLIESESPVPRLFQYCGTEDFLYEHNLRFLDYARDLNLHVQYEEEKNSHNWAYWDRMIAKAIPLLLGDEE; this is encoded by the coding sequence ATGGCGCTTAACGAGTGCCGTTACTATTCCGAGGTGCTCGGAACGTGGTGCACCATGAACGTTATCGTACCGCAAATCAGCTACCTTCAGCATACGACGGGCAAGGCGGAGGGGATGCCCCTTGCGCGCAAGGATCCGAAGGGTGTCGATCATAAGTGGCCGACGCTGTGGCTGCTTCACGGCTTGGGCGACGACCATAGCGGATGGATTCGCCGTACGCGGATCGAAGAGTACGCCCAGGAAGCCGGGATTGCGGTCGTTATGCCCGCGGCCGGGCGCAGCTTCTACGCGGATATGGATCGCGGGGGGAGTTATTGGACATTCATCTCGGAGGAGCTGCCATTGGCCGCGCGTTCTCTGTTCCCGTTGTCGCCGCGACGCGAACACAATTTCGTCGCGGGCAATTCGATGGGCGGATACGGAGCGTTTAAGCTGGCGCTAACGCACCCGGATCGGTTCGCGGCCGCGGTTAGTCTGTCCGGCGTGTTGGACATCGTGTTCCGGGCCGATCCGAATTGGAAGGAATTCGTCCATATTTTCGGCGATCTCGACAAATTGAAGGGCAGTCCGAACGATTTGTTCCATCTCGCGGACCGGTTGATCGAGTCCGAGTCGCCCGTGCCGCGCTTGTTCCAATATTGCGGAACGGAGGACTTTCTGTACGAACATAATCTGAGGTTTCTCGACTATGCGCGCGATCTGAATCTGCATGTGCAGTATGAGGAGGAAAAGAATTCGCACAACTGGGCGTATTGGGACCGAATGATCGCTAAAGCGATTCCATTGCTGCTGGGCGACGAGGAATAG